One window of Bifidobacterium pseudocatenulatum DSM 20438 = JCM 1200 = LMG 10505 genomic DNA carries:
- a CDS encoding ABC transporter ATP-binding protein, translating into MSERMERQTGESSSSAVKVSKLVKRYGDMLALDYFDLDVHQGEIFGLLGPNGSGKTTAINCILALLTFDEGTVRVFDEPIGPTSYALKRRIGIVPQNVAVFNELTVEENIDYFCSLYVPDRARRHALVEDALDFVGLRDYRRFRPSKLSGGLLRRLNIACGVAHKPDLIFFDEPTVAVDPQSRNAILEGIQRLNHEGATVIYTSHYMEEVEQICDRILIMDHGRHLALGTADELKAMIDTGERISVETDDLGGLHHEAGTQQALEQLRALPCVMSADYDGHELTVRCRRGDHNLLDVLTLLKSNGTNIGHLSSRQPTLNDVFLELTGTALRD; encoded by the coding sequence ATGAGCGAGCGTATGGAAAGGCAAACAGGTGAGAGCTCCAGCAGCGCGGTCAAGGTGTCGAAGCTGGTCAAACGGTATGGGGATATGCTGGCGCTTGACTATTTCGATCTTGACGTGCATCAAGGTGAGATTTTCGGTTTGCTTGGACCGAACGGTTCCGGCAAGACCACGGCGATTAACTGCATTCTCGCATTGTTGACGTTCGATGAGGGCACGGTACGTGTGTTTGACGAACCGATTGGCCCGACCAGTTATGCGCTGAAACGCCGCATCGGCATCGTACCGCAGAATGTGGCTGTGTTCAATGAATTGACGGTTGAGGAGAATATCGATTATTTCTGCTCGCTGTATGTGCCTGACAGGGCACGCCGTCATGCGCTGGTTGAGGATGCGCTGGATTTTGTGGGCTTGCGCGATTACCGCAGGTTCCGTCCGTCGAAATTGTCGGGAGGTTTGCTTCGTCGATTGAACATCGCATGCGGTGTGGCGCATAAGCCGGATCTGATTTTCTTCGATGAGCCGACCGTCGCCGTCGATCCGCAAAGCCGCAATGCGATTCTGGAGGGCATTCAGCGTCTTAACCACGAAGGCGCGACAGTGATTTACACGAGCCATTACATGGAGGAGGTCGAGCAGATCTGCGACCGCATTCTCATCATGGATCATGGCAGGCATTTGGCCTTGGGCACCGCCGACGAGTTGAAGGCGATGATCGACACCGGCGAACGCATCAGTGTGGAAACCGACGATCTGGGTGGCTTGCATCATGAGGCGGGAACGCAGCAGGCATTGGAACAGTTACGTGCGCTGCCATGTGTGATGAGCGCCGATTATGACGGTCATGAGTTGACGGTACGTTGCCGTCGGGGCGATCACAATCTTCTTGACGTGTTGACGTTGCTGAAATCCAATGGCACGAATATCGGGCATCTTTCCTCCCGGCAGCCGACGCTGAACGATGTGTTCCTTGAACTGACCGGCACGGCGTTGCGTGACTGA